Within Candidatus Binataceae bacterium, the genomic segment GTGCCAAGCGGCGAAACTGCTGAATTTCTGCCAGCGGATCGCTGCCGCCGCGGCCTGGAATAGGCATCCAGCCGTCGCAGTAGCGCAGTGCCGCTCGCATCGCGGCCGGCGTGCTGCCTCCGATCAGGATGGGCGGATGGGGCTTCTGCAAGGGTTTGGGATCGGACCAGATGGGATCGAAATTGACGAATTGGCCGTGATACTCAGCCGCCTGCTGAGTCCAGATCGCTTTCATCGCCTCGATCTTCTCCCGCAACACGCGCCGGCGGGTGTTGAACTGAGTACCGTGATTTTCCATTTCCTCGGCGTTCCAGCCCGCGCCGATGCCGAAAATGAAGCGGCCGCCCGAGAGCACGTCGAGCGAGGCGACTTCCTTGGCCAGGGTGATCGGATCGCGCTCGATCACCAGGCAGATGCCGGTGCCGATCCGCAGCTTTTTGGTCACCGCTGCGGCGGTCGCCAGCGCCACAAAAGGATCGTAGGTGGAATAATAATGGCGCGGCAGTTCGCCGCCGCCAGGAAAGGGCGTGCGGCGAGAGGCCGGAATATGGGTATGCTCGGGCACGAGCAAGGCCTCGAAACCGCGCTGTTCGGCTTGCTGGGCCAGCTCCCTGATATCAATGGAGTACTGGGTGGGAAAAATCGTCAGAGCATAGTCCATCGTGAACCTCTCGTCCTGGGTGGCCTGGTTCTGATGTTGGCGCAGGCGGCACCAGGTTGGCAACCATCGCGGAGCCTGTTGAAAGATAACCCCATGCGGCTGCCGCCGGGCGGGTTCAAACGGTATGCTTGAGGTGCAATGGAGGCTATCCGATAGCCGTGGTGCGAATAGTGCGCTCGCCCAGCGCCGCGCTCCGGCTCCAGCGGACGCGTCAGTGGTTGGAGGCGCAACCGGCCGACCGGCAAATCCTGATCGTCGCGCCCAACCGCCCCAGCGCTGACGAACTGCTCCAAATGCTGGCCTACGCCCGCGGCGCTCTGTTCGGCCCGGCGCGGCTAACCTTGGAGCGGCTGGCGGGCTTGCTGGCCTCCGACGATCTGTTGGCCGCGGGGCTGGCACCTGCGCGTGGCTTGGCCTTGGAGGCCGTGACCGCCCGCGTACTCAATCGAATCGGCGAGCAGTTGACCTACTTCGCCGCGGTGCGCGGACTACCCGGCTTCTCCGCCGCGCTCACCCGCACCATCGTAGAGTTGCGCCTGAACCGCATCTCGCCCACCGCATTGGCGGCGCTGGGCGAGGCCGGCGCGGCCTTGGCGATGGTTGTGACGGAGTTCGAGGCCGAATTGACAGGTGCTCGATTGGCGGACCAGGCCGCGATTTTTACCGCCGCATGCGCCGCCCTGTGCCGTCACCCATTGCCCTCACTGGCCGGCCTGCCGCTGCTTCTGGTCGATATCCCGATCGAGTGCATGATCGAGCAGGAATTGATTGCGGCTTTGGCTGCGCTCGCTCCCGACGTCCTAGCTACTGTCGCGGCCGGCGACGAGGCTACGGCGGCCCGGCTGGAAGCCGCGTTGGCGACCGCCAGCGAGTATCTGGCCCCCTGTGAAAATCGATCGCTAGGCCGTCTGCAGCAACATTTGCTGGCTGCCAGCACGCCGGCGCCAGCGCCCTTGGATGACTCCGTAACAGTAGTCTCGGCGCCGGGCGAGCTGCACGAGTGCGTGGAGATCGCGCGGCGTATCCAGGCCGAGGCCGCGCGCGGCGTGCCGTTTGATCGAATGGCGATCCTTTGCCACGCGCCCGAGCGTTACGGCCCCTATGTGGAAGAGGCGTTGGCGCGTGCCGGAATCGCGGCCTACTTTGTTGCTGGAACTCGCTTGCCTGAGCCGGGCGGCCGGGCCTTGCTGGCGTTGCTGGCCTGTGCCGCCGAGGACCTCTCGGCGCGGCGCTTTGCCGAGTATCTTTCACTAGCGCAGGTTCCCGAGCCGCAATTCCAAACCGAACAGCGCACGGCCCTCCCCGGCGACTTGTTCGCCGCGCCGCTGGCCGCTGACCTTGAGCTGCCATCGGCGCCGCCGGCGCTTGAGCCGCTCAGCTCAGACCCCATTCCGACCGTGGCTGGTGCGGTGCGGGCACCGTGGCGATGGGAGCGGCTACTGGTGGATTCGGCGGTGATCGGCAGCCGGGAGCGATGGGCCCGGCGGCTGGCCGGTTTGCGCGCCGAGCTGGCGCGCCAGTATGAGGAGTGTCTGGCCCAGGGCGAGCAGCAGCGGGCCAGCGCGATCCAGCGCCGGGCGCTGGACTTGAGTCATCTGGAAGCGGTGGCGCTACCGATCATCGCTCATTTGGCCCGGGCCCCGAATTCCGCTCCTTGGCATCAATGGCTGCAGTGGTTGACAGAGCTTGTGCGCGTCGCGGTGCGCGATCGCGAGGCGGTGGCCGCGGCGCTGGCGGAATTGGAACCACTCGGTCCGGTTGGACCGATTGCGCTTGACGAGGTGCGAATCGTGCTCGCTCGGCGCCTGGGACGGCTGCATTGCCCGCCCGCACGCCGGCGGTGGGGGGCGGTATTCGTGGCCACGCCCGAGCAGGCGCGTGGACTGAGTTTCGAGGTAGTGCTGGCACCCGGTTTGGCCGAGCGCACCTTTCCCAAAAAGCTGACCGAGGATCCATTGCTGCCCGACACGATGCGCGAGCATTTGAGCCCGTGGTTGAGCCGGCAAAGCGATCGGGTCGAGACTGAGCGGCTGGCGCTGCGGCTGGTCGCGGGCGCGGCCAGCGCGCGGGTGATGTTCTCCTATCCGCGCCTGGATCTGGAGCAGGGGCGGCCGCGCGTCCCGTCGTTCTATGCCCTGGAGGTGCTGCGCGCGGCCGAGGGCACGCTGCCGGGATTTGTCGAACTGGCGCGGCGCGCGGCCTGCGAGGCTGGTGCGCGGTTGGGCTGGCCGGCTCCGGCCGATCCCAATGACGCGATCGATTGCGCCGAGTTCGACCTTGCCGTGCTCGACCAGCTGCTCGACGGCGATCCGCAAGCCACGGTGGGCGCGGCTCATTATCTGCTTGCCGACAGCATTAACGAGTATTTGCCGCGCGCCTTGCGGGCCCGTGCCCGGCGCTGGTTTCCGCGGGCCTGGACGGTTGCCGACGGATTGGTCGTGGGCAAGAACGAGCCTGAGGCGCTGGCCGCCCTGGCCAAGCATCGCCCAGCCGCGCGCCCCTATTCCCCCACCGCCTTGCAACATTATGCCGCCTGCCCCTATCGCTTTTTGCTGCAGGCTATCTTTCGCCTCGAGCCGCGGCTCGAGGTGCAAGCGCTGGAAACGCTCGACCCCCTGACCCGCGGCTCGCTCACCCATGCGATTCAGTTCGAGCTGTTGAGCCGGCTCAAGGCGGAGGGACTGCTTCCGGTCAGCGCGGCGCGCGAGGCACGCGCGCTGGAGGAATTGGATCGCGTGGTCGCCCAGGTCGCGGCGCAATGGCATGACGAGCTGGCGCCGGCGATCGAGCGGGTATGGCTGGATGGGATCGATGCGATTCGGGCCGACCTGCGCGAATGGCTGCGGCTATTTACGCAGGACTCGGAAGGATGGTGTCCTGAGCGTTTCGAACTTGCCTTTGGCCTGCGCGAGCGCACGCAAGCCGATCCGGCCAGCACGCGCGAGCCGGTGGACATTGGCGGGCTTAAGTTGCGCGGAGCCATTGATCTGATCGAGCGCGGCCCCGGCGGCCAGTTGCGGGTTACCGATCACAAGACTGGCAAAGTTCGAGGCGAGAAGGATTTGGTCATCGGCGGCGGCAGGATTCTTCAGCCCGTTCTGTACTCGCTGGCGGCGGAAAAACTGCTGGGCCAGCCCGTGAGCGCCGGGCGGCTTTATTACTGCACCGCGGCGGGCGGTTATCAGACTCGTGTGGTAGCGATCGACGCGGCGGCGCGCGATGCGATCAGGCAATTCACCTCGACGTTGGATGACGCGTTGACCCAGGGCTTTTTGCCTGCAGCGCCGGCATCCGGAGCGCGGCGTAATCAATCCGAATGCGACTATTGCGATTATCTGCGCCTGTGCGGTCCTTACGAGATGCAGCGCACCGCGCGCAAGCCCAAGGAGCGGCTGGCCGCGTTGACGGCGCTGCGGCAGATGCGATGAAGGCGCCGGCGGACGCTCAGGCGCGGGCCCTAATCCGCACCGACCTGGACCGTACGCTGTTGGTGGAAGCGGCGGCCGGGACTGGCAAGACCACCGCCCTGGTCAGCCGGATCGTCGCCCTGGTGACGGCAGGCAAGGGCGAGTTGCGCCATATCGTGGCGGTGACCTTCACCGACAAGGCGGCGGGCGAACTTAAGCTCAGGGTGCGTACGGAAATCGAGCGTGCGCGCGCGGCCGCGCAACTGGAGCCGGCGGCGCGCGCACGGTTGGAGCACGCGCTGGAGCAACTGGAAGAAGCGCGGATCGGCACCATTCATTCCTTCTGCGCGGACCTGCTGCGCGAGCAGCCGATCGAAGCCGCGGTCGATCCAGGCTTTGAGGTTGCTTCCGAAGAGGTCGCGCGGGCGCTGTATGACGAGGCCTTCGCGCGCTGGTTCGAGAGCATCTTGTCCAACTGCGGCGAGGGGATGCGCCGGCTGCTGCGCCGACGCGACCGCGAGGAGCGCGATGGACCGCGTGCGTTGGCCCGTCGGGCGGCCGAAGAGCTACGCCAATGGCGCGATTTCGAGGCCCCCTGGGCGCCCCATCCTTTCGCCCGCGATCGCGCGATCGATGGCTTGGTGGCGGAAAGCGCGCGGTTGGGCGCCCTGGCGCAGACCGCTGCGGCCGATGATTATTTGGCTGGAGCCTTATCTGATATCTGGCGGCCAGTGGCCGAAGCGACCCGCCTGGAAGCGGTGGGCGAGCGCGATTACGACGCGTTGGAACAGGTGCTGGTGGACTTGCTGCGCAATCACAACGGGCGTTGGAGTCGCACCGGCCGATTGTCGGTGCGGGAGTTCGGCCCGGACTGTAGCCGGGAGCAGGTGCTTGGCTGGCGGGCCGATTTGCAAGCTCGCTTGGAGGATTTCCGCCAGCAGGCGGGTGCCAATCTCGCCCCGTTGCTGCGCGCCGAAATGTGGCCCTTGATTGGCCTCTACGAGGACTTGAAGCGGCGCCGCGGGTTGCTGGACTTTCTGGATTTACTGCGCCTGACCCGCGACCTGCTGCGCGATCGGGCGGCGGTCAGGGCCAAGCTACAAGCTCGCTTCAGCCATATTTTTGTCGATGAATTTCAGGATACCGATCCGCTGCAGGCGGAGATCCTGATGCTGCTGGCCGGCCGCGATCCGGGCGTGAGCCAGTGGGAGCAAGTGACGCCGGTGCCCGGCAAGTTGTTTATCGTGGGCGATCCAAAGCAATCCATTTACCGCTTCCGGCGCGCCGACGTCGCGCTTTATCAGCGCGTGAAGCGTCAACTGATAAACGCCGGTGCGCGGCTGTTGTACCTGACGGTCAGCTTTCGCACGACCCCGGAGTTGGCGGCACTGGTCAACACCGCGATGGCGCCGCGGATGGCGCAGGAAAGCGATACCCAACCCCGCTACGTCCCCATCGAGCCCTATCGCGAGCAGCCGGCGGCCCAGCCCTCGGTGGTCGTGTTGCCGGTACCCGATCCCTATGGCGATTACGGCCAGATCCATGACTGGAAGATCGAGCAATCGGTGCCCGAGGCGGTGGCGGCCTATATCAAATGGCTGCTGGCCAGTGGCTGGCGAGTCAGCGAGCGCGAGTCTCCTGATGAGCCGGTCCCGATCCGCGCACGCCACATCTGCGTACTGTTTCGCCGCCTTAATTCGTTCGGAACCGACATCACGCGACCCTATATTCGCGCGCTTGAAGCGCGCCAGATTCCCCACGTCTTGGTGCGCGGGGGCTCCTTCAATCAGCGCGAGGAAGTCACCGCCTTGCGCAATTTGCTGGGAGCGATCGAGCGACCCGACGACGAGCTGATGGTCTTTGCGGCGCTGCGCGGGCCGATGCTGGCGCTCAGTGATGCGGCGCTGCTGGGCTTTCGCGAAAGCGTGGGTCGGCTCCATCCCTTCGTCCCCCTCCCTGCGGACGCGCCGGCGGCGATTCAGGAAGTGGGCCGCGCGCTGGCGCTGCTGGGTGACCTGCATCGGCGGCGTAATCGGCGTCCGATCGCGGCGACGATCTCGGCCTTGCTGGAGCAGACGCGCGCCCATGCCGGATTTGCCATCTGGCCCACCGGCGAGCAGGCCTTGGCCAATCTGATGCGGCTGATGGATCTTGCTCGCCGCTACGAAGCGCGCGGCGGTGCGATCTCCTTTCGCG encodes:
- a CDS encoding LLM class F420-dependent oxidoreductase; this encodes MDYALTIFPTQYSIDIRELAQQAEQRGFEALLVPEHTHIPASRRTPFPGGGELPRHYYSTYDPFVALATAAAVTKKLRIGTGICLVIERDPITLAKEVASLDVLSGGRFIFGIGAGWNAEEMENHGTQFNTRRRVLREKIEAMKAIWTQQAAEYHGQFVNFDPIWSDPKPLQKPHPPILIGGSTPAAMRAALRYCDGWMPIPGRGGSDPLAEIQQFRRLAQEAGRDPQSIPLSLFMAPSDRKLLDRFAQAGVQRAIFALPSDTREKVMPLLDRYAALMQG
- a CDS encoding PD-(D/E)XK nuclease family protein; this translates as MRCNGGYPIAVVRIVRSPSAALRLQRTRQWLEAQPADRQILIVAPNRPSADELLQMLAYARGALFGPARLTLERLAGLLASDDLLAAGLAPARGLALEAVTARVLNRIGEQLTYFAAVRGLPGFSAALTRTIVELRLNRISPTALAALGEAGAALAMVVTEFEAELTGARLADQAAIFTAACAALCRHPLPSLAGLPLLLVDIPIECMIEQELIAALAALAPDVLATVAAGDEATAARLEAALATASEYLAPCENRSLGRLQQHLLAASTPAPAPLDDSVTVVSAPGELHECVEIARRIQAEAARGVPFDRMAILCHAPERYGPYVEEALARAGIAAYFVAGTRLPEPGGRALLALLACAAEDLSARRFAEYLSLAQVPEPQFQTEQRTALPGDLFAAPLAADLELPSAPPALEPLSSDPIPTVAGAVRAPWRWERLLVDSAVIGSRERWARRLAGLRAELARQYEECLAQGEQQRASAIQRRALDLSHLEAVALPIIAHLARAPNSAPWHQWLQWLTELVRVAVRDREAVAAALAELEPLGPVGPIALDEVRIVLARRLGRLHCPPARRRWGAVFVATPEQARGLSFEVVLAPGLAERTFPKKLTEDPLLPDTMREHLSPWLSRQSDRVETERLALRLVAGAASARVMFSYPRLDLEQGRPRVPSFYALEVLRAAEGTLPGFVELARRAACEAGARLGWPAPADPNDAIDCAEFDLAVLDQLLDGDPQATVGAAHYLLADSINEYLPRALRARARRWFPRAWTVADGLVVGKNEPEALAALAKHRPAARPYSPTALQHYAACPYRFLLQAIFRLEPRLEVQALETLDPLTRGSLTHAIQFELLSRLKAEGLLPVSAAREARALEELDRVVAQVAAQWHDELAPAIERVWLDGIDAIRADLREWLRLFTQDSEGWCPERFELAFGLRERTQADPASTREPVDIGGLKLRGAIDLIERGPGGQLRVTDHKTGKVRGEKDLVIGGGRILQPVLYSLAAEKLLGQPVSAGRLYYCTAAGGYQTRVVAIDAAARDAIRQFTSTLDDALTQGFLPAAPASGARRNQSECDYCDYLRLCGPYEMQRTARKPKERLAALTALRQMR
- a CDS encoding UvrD-helicase domain-containing protein, giving the protein MKAPADAQARALIRTDLDRTLLVEAAAGTGKTTALVSRIVALVTAGKGELRHIVAVTFTDKAAGELKLRVRTEIERARAAAQLEPAARARLEHALEQLEEARIGTIHSFCADLLREQPIEAAVDPGFEVASEEVARALYDEAFARWFESILSNCGEGMRRLLRRRDREERDGPRALARRAAEELRQWRDFEAPWAPHPFARDRAIDGLVAESARLGALAQTAAADDYLAGALSDIWRPVAEATRLEAVGERDYDALEQVLVDLLRNHNGRWSRTGRLSVREFGPDCSREQVLGWRADLQARLEDFRQQAGANLAPLLRAEMWPLIGLYEDLKRRRGLLDFLDLLRLTRDLLRDRAAVRAKLQARFSHIFVDEFQDTDPLQAEILMLLAGRDPGVSQWEQVTPVPGKLFIVGDPKQSIYRFRRADVALYQRVKRQLINAGARLLYLTVSFRTTPELAALVNTAMAPRMAQESDTQPRYVPIEPYREQPAAQPSVVVLPVPDPYGDYGQIHDWKIEQSVPEAVAAYIKWLLASGWRVSERESPDEPVPIRARHICVLFRRLNSFGTDITRPYIRALEARQIPHVLVRGGSFNQREEVTALRNLLGAIERPDDELMVFAALRGPMLALSDAALLGFRESVGRLHPFVPLPADAPAAIQEVGRALALLGDLHRRRNRRPIAATISALLEQTRAHAGFAIWPTGEQALANLMRLMDLARRYEARGGAISFRGFVDYLEERAEHEEASEAPIAEEGTEGVRLMTVHSAKGLEFPIVILADPTCRETREPSRYVDSTRGLCALRLAGCAPEELIAHAQDEARRDREEATRVLYVAATRARDLLVVTAVGDDDPAAVEPRQGWLAGLAPAIFPPTARRRTPLPQTVAGLPAFGADSVAVRNQRAPSFQRSVAPGLHQIDGADYRVLWWDPAQLELDVRETMGLRQSRLLEADDNLIRSTAGRHLFEAWQTRRTEILAAGARPALAVQSATARAQTQPLAVAESVAIEQIPRQPGRPHGPRFGTLVHLVMLRVELTAPALQVERVARGEGRMLGASEAEIVAAAHAVSAALTSPLMARAARARELRRECAVLARLEGEEVIEGVVDLAFLEGEEWIVVDFKTDIDLAPALAHYRTQLAIYTQGIAAASGRRARGVLLWI